The following proteins come from a genomic window of Gemmatimonadota bacterium:
- a CDS encoding YncE family protein produces the protein MLLALGWVAALPPGSVAAQSYRVYVASESEDEVTVLRYDAGGDLSVEKVIRVGRWPAEIEGPHGIFFDPTGEYWYLTLGHGYPNGTLLKYEVGADTVVGTAELGLFPATVSLTPEGALAFIVNSNFYGDHVPSTVSIVDTQTMDEVAQTETCTMPHGSRMSADGRFNYSACMMDDQLVETSTVSLEVTRRLNLVTGAAVTAHAGHEGHDMSGGSGAGMAAQQTCSPTWTAPSERGERLYVACNKSHEIVEVDLERWSVVRRIPAQGAPYNLALTPDGTRLLATLKGGAQLAVFDRSSGEELARLPSAQKVTHGVVVTPDSRYAFVTVEGIGGQPGLVEVIDLERLQPVAKAEVGKQAGGLALVPE, from the coding sequence GTGCTCCTCGCCCTGGGATGGGTGGCTGCGCTCCCGCCGGGAAGCGTCGCCGCGCAGAGCTACCGCGTCTACGTGGCCTCCGAATCGGAGGACGAGGTCACCGTGCTCCGCTACGACGCCGGGGGCGATCTGTCCGTCGAGAAAGTGATCCGCGTGGGCCGTTGGCCGGCGGAGATCGAGGGTCCGCACGGCATTTTCTTCGACCCGACCGGAGAGTATTGGTACCTCACGTTGGGCCACGGCTATCCCAACGGGACACTGCTGAAGTACGAAGTGGGGGCGGACACGGTGGTGGGGACGGCCGAGTTGGGGTTGTTTCCCGCCACGGTCTCGCTGACGCCCGAGGGAGCGTTGGCGTTCATCGTCAACTCCAACTTCTACGGCGATCACGTGCCCAGCACCGTCTCCATCGTCGATACGCAGACGATGGATGAAGTGGCGCAGACGGAGACCTGCACCATGCCCCACGGGTCCCGCATGTCCGCAGACGGCAGGTTCAACTACTCGGCCTGCATGATGGACGATCAACTCGTGGAGACGTCTACCGTTTCACTCGAGGTCACGCGCCGCCTGAATCTGGTGACGGGTGCCGCGGTGACGGCGCACGCCGGACACGAGGGACACGACATGTCCGGTGGGAGCGGCGCCGGGATGGCCGCGCAGCAAACGTGCTCGCCCACCTGGACCGCCCCCAGCGAGCGGGGCGAGAGACTCTACGTCGCCTGCAACAAGTCTCACGAGATCGTAGAAGTGGATCTGGAGCGCTGGTCCGTGGTGCGGCGCATTCCCGCACAGGGGGCGCCCTACAATCTCGCCCTCACACCGGATGGGACTCGCCTGCTGGCCACGCTCAAGGGGGGCGCGCAACTGGCGGTCTTCGACCGGTCCAGCGGGGAGGAGCTGGCACGCCTTCCCAGCGCTCAGAAGGTCACCCACGGGGTGGTCGTCACGCCGGACAGCCGCTACGCGTTCGTGACCGTGGAGGGCATCGGCGGGCAGCCGGGCCTGGTGGAGGTGATCGACCTGGAGCGCCTGCAGCCCGTAGCCAAGGCCGAGGTGGGGAAGCAAGCGGGTGGATTGGCCCTGGTGCCTGAGTGA
- a CDS encoding DUF427 domain-containing protein — protein MAKATWKNALIAESDDIEIVEGNAYFPPEAVDRSHLLPSDTHTTCPWKGQASYYHVVVGDQVNRDAAWYYPDPKPAAQQIKDRVAFWRGVKVEG, from the coding sequence ATGGCCAAAGCCACCTGGAAGAACGCGCTCATCGCCGAGAGCGACGATATCGAAATCGTGGAGGGGAACGCGTACTTCCCTCCCGAAGCCGTGGATCGATCCCACCTGCTCCCCAGCGACACGCATACCACGTGTCCGTGGAAGGGTCAGGCGAGCTACTACCATGTGGTCGTGGGCGATCAGGTGAATCGTGACGCGGCCTGGTACTATCCCGATCCCAAGCCGGCAGCGCAGCAAATCAAGGATCGCGTCGCCTTTTGGCGTGGGGTGAAGGTGGAGGGGTAG
- a CDS encoding 5-formyltetrahydrofolate cyclo-ligase — MTGAAGGTKAQLRHELRRRVAALSGAKAESLSVRACARLLHLPEVAHARSLLVCLSFGHEIDTRALIGRLAAEGRTVFVPRAVPGTTRLTVHRWPCVTETLSFGLEQPAGAAAAITEGEIDGRIDVAILVGVSFDERAYRLGYGAGYFDRFLEGRPFPAVGLAYEAQILPELPVEPHDVQLAAVVTEERVIRPS; from the coding sequence ATGACCGGTGCGGCTGGGGGCACCAAGGCGCAGCTGCGTCATGAGCTGCGTCGCCGGGTGGCTGCCCTGTCCGGCGCCAAGGCCGAGTCCCTGTCGGTGCGCGCCTGCGCTCGTCTGCTGCATCTGCCAGAGGTCGCCCACGCCCGCTCACTCCTCGTGTGCCTTTCGTTCGGTCACGAGATCGACACGCGCGCGCTCATCGGACGCCTGGCGGCGGAGGGACGCACCGTCTTTGTGCCCCGTGCCGTTCCGGGCACCACGCGACTCACCGTCCATCGCTGGCCCTGCGTCACCGAGACGCTGTCGTTCGGGTTGGAGCAGCCCGCTGGGGCAGCCGCCGCGATCACCGAGGGGGAGATCGATGGCCGCATCGACGTGGCCATCCTGGTGGGAGTGAGCTTCGATGAGCGCGCCTACCGTCTCGGATACGGGGCGGGCTACTTCGATCGCTTCCTGGAAGGTCGGCCCTTTCCGGCAGTGGGGCTCGCCTACGAGGCTCAGATCCTCCCTGAGCTCCCCGTGGAGCCGCACGACGTTCAGCTGGCGGCCGTGGTGACAGAAGAGCGAGTCATCCGACCGTCCTAG
- a CDS encoding response regulator transcription factor has protein sequence MSRILVVEDNPTLALALRQSLESDGHTVAVVHDGQAALEHAMGWEPELIVLDLMLPGVDGLTVLRRLRERDQATPVLILSARGEDVDKVQGFRFGADDYVVKPVGLIELLLRIRAILRRAVPDALARPGGHHRVGEVMVDLAARTVTREGAELEMAPLEFDLLACLIRHRGRAVSRETLLAEVWGFPEPDRIRTRTIDTHIATVRAKVEPDPSRPRWIVTVRKIGYRLEP, from the coding sequence GTGAGCCGGATCCTGGTCGTCGAGGACAACCCCACGTTGGCGCTCGCACTTCGACAGAGTCTGGAGAGCGACGGGCATACCGTTGCTGTCGTGCACGACGGACAGGCAGCGCTCGAGCACGCCATGGGTTGGGAACCCGAGCTCATCGTGCTGGACCTGATGCTGCCCGGAGTCGACGGTCTGACCGTGCTGCGCCGCCTGCGGGAGCGCGACCAAGCGACGCCGGTGCTCATCCTCTCGGCGCGAGGCGAGGATGTGGACAAGGTGCAGGGGTTCCGCTTCGGCGCAGACGACTATGTCGTCAAGCCGGTGGGCTTGATCGAGCTGTTGCTGCGCATCCGGGCGATCTTGCGGCGCGCTGTCCCTGACGCCCTCGCTCGCCCGGGCGGCCACCACCGCGTGGGAGAGGTCATGGTCGATCTGGCCGCCCGCACCGTGACCCGGGAGGGCGCGGAGCTGGAGATGGCCCCCCTGGAGTTCGACTTGCTGGCGTGTCTGATTCGCCACCGTGGCCGGGCGGTCTCCCGCGAGACGTTGCTCGCGGAAGTGTGGGGCTTCCCGGAGCCCGATCGTATCCGGACACGCACCATCGACACGCACATCGCAACGGTGCGGGCCAAGGTGGAACCGGACCCCTCCCGGCCGCGCTGGATCGTGACCGTGCGTAAGATCGGCTATCGGCTGGAGCCGTGA
- a CDS encoding VOC family protein → MHALVPYLVFPGSCREALGAYRAALGGEIVTLQTFAESPLDVPPELSERVFNAELRAGQLVLKASDDLPSHPVQVGGNVSLFLTFAERSQRDRVFGQLVEGGATLFAPDGEFSMLRDRFGIQWMLVG, encoded by the coding sequence ATGCACGCACTCGTCCCGTACCTGGTCTTTCCCGGATCGTGCCGCGAGGCGCTCGGCGCCTACCGGGCCGCCCTTGGTGGAGAGATCGTCACGCTGCAGACGTTCGCCGAATCCCCGCTCGACGTGCCGCCGGAACTCTCCGAGCGCGTGTTCAATGCGGAACTCCGAGCGGGCCAGTTGGTCCTCAAGGCGTCCGACGATCTTCCATCCCACCCGGTCCAGGTGGGAGGAAACGTCTCGCTCTTCCTGACCTTCGCCGAACGCTCCCAGCGGGACCGGGTCTTCGGGCAGCTCGTCGAGGGCGGCGCCACGCTGTTCGCACCGGATGGCGAGTTCTCGATGCTGCGCGACCGCTTCGGGATCCAGTGGATGCTGGTAGGCTGA
- a CDS encoding Ig-like domain-containing protein: protein MRAFPIFASLAVLLGLTAPGLGGQTAPLRVELAQERLVLRPGQTAQIQARVLDANGNVLDEPLMYLARSGRGRLDVNRTTGAVEAVYGGEYPVIVMVASDRNVRADLTILVEYPPIERVVVEPGAGGRFYVGATVRHLSTVFDEAGDVRGDTPVTWSSSDASIATVDRFGVLTAHRPGRVTLTATAAGVEGRVAYAVQANPVTELALTGSQTVGRTGDVIHFTATAQAGSTPVTDIPVSYAVVSYPAPEATADVPAAEIDQEGRFVAYKPGIYTVMASVPGHSAHQTLQIEPRHVSEEVTFVGQGAVRAVPTSDLWVWEGVDGRDYAITGTWGAFGAAYFWDVTNPSSPMMTDSIVVDARTTNDVKVSEDGRICVISREGASNRRNGIVILDCSDPRNVEILSTFDDELTGGVHNLFIYQDHVYAVNNGIRFDVINIADPRNPHRVGRFELDTPGHAIHDVWVVDGIAYSSNWGDGVAVIDVGGGNKGGSPSNPVLMYRFADVGGATHAAFPYKSPTGKFYIFMGDEIGRPGFNDLDANRTPPRMAGYIHVVDFTDPMNPEEVARYEVPEAGSHNMWIEEDRLYAAFYNGGTRVIDISGELKGNLGIQGREIAHYMANDPDSFVPNAPFSWGPQMHKGNLFIAEHHSGLWAIKLQPRRGLIP, encoded by the coding sequence ATGAGAGCGTTCCCGATCTTCGCGTCCCTCGCAGTCCTTCTCGGGCTGACCGCCCCTGGCCTCGGCGGCCAAACCGCGCCGCTGCGGGTGGAGCTGGCCCAGGAGCGTCTGGTGCTGCGCCCGGGCCAGACCGCCCAGATCCAGGCCCGCGTGCTCGATGCCAACGGCAACGTCCTGGACGAGCCCCTCATGTACCTGGCCCGCAGTGGTCGGGGCCGACTGGACGTCAACCGCACCACCGGTGCCGTGGAGGCCGTCTACGGGGGTGAGTATCCGGTGATCGTGATGGTGGCGAGCGACCGCAACGTTCGAGCGGACCTGACGATTCTCGTAGAATACCCGCCGATCGAACGGGTGGTGGTGGAACCCGGAGCAGGCGGCCGCTTCTACGTCGGCGCCACGGTGCGGCACCTGTCCACGGTGTTCGACGAGGCTGGCGACGTTCGGGGCGACACCCCTGTGACCTGGAGCTCCAGTGACGCGTCGATTGCCACGGTGGATCGCTTCGGAGTACTGACCGCGCACCGACCGGGTCGAGTGACGCTCACCGCCACCGCGGCCGGCGTGGAAGGGCGGGTCGCCTACGCCGTCCAGGCCAATCCCGTGACCGAGCTCGCCCTCACGGGGTCCCAGACCGTGGGTCGGACCGGGGACGTGATCCACTTCACGGCAACGGCTCAGGCCGGAAGCACGCCGGTCACGGACATTCCCGTCTCCTACGCGGTGGTCTCCTACCCGGCTCCCGAGGCCACTGCGGATGTCCCCGCTGCGGAGATCGACCAAGAGGGCCGCTTCGTGGCCTACAAACCGGGCATCTACACCGTGATGGCTTCCGTGCCCGGGCACAGTGCCCACCAGACGCTCCAGATCGAGCCCCGTCACGTGAGTGAGGAGGTGACGTTCGTGGGGCAGGGTGCCGTGCGCGCAGTACCCACCTCCGACCTGTGGGTGTGGGAGGGCGTGGACGGCCGCGACTACGCGATCACCGGGACCTGGGGCGCGTTCGGCGCCGCGTACTTCTGGGACGTGACCAACCCGTCCAGCCCCATGATGACCGATTCGATCGTCGTGGACGCGCGCACCACGAACGACGTGAAGGTCTCCGAAGACGGGCGCATCTGCGTGATCTCGAGGGAAGGCGCGTCCAATCGCCGGAACGGCATCGTCATCCTGGACTGCAGCGATCCTCGCAACGTGGAGATCCTGTCGACCTTCGACGACGAGCTGACCGGAGGCGTGCACAATCTCTTCATCTACCAGGACCATGTCTATGCGGTGAACAACGGCATCCGCTTCGACGTGATCAACATCGCGGACCCACGAAACCCGCACCGGGTGGGGCGATTCGAGCTGGACACGCCGGGGCACGCCATCCACGACGTCTGGGTGGTGGACGGAATCGCTTATTCGTCCAACTGGGGCGATGGCGTGGCGGTCATCGATGTCGGGGGTGGCAACAAAGGTGGGAGCCCTTCCAACCCGGTGTTGATGTACCGATTCGCGGACGTCGGCGGTGCCACACACGCCGCTTTCCCGTACAAGAGCCCCACGGGCAAGTTCTACATCTTCATGGGCGACGAGATCGGCCGCCCCGGCTTCAACGATCTCGACGCCAACCGGACCCCCCCGCGCATGGCGGGCTACATCCACGTGGTGGACTTCACCGACCCCATGAACCCGGAAGAGGTGGCGCGCTACGAAGTGCCGGAGGCCGGATCCCACAACATGTGGATCGAAGAGGACCGCCTGTACGCGGCTTTCTACAACGGCGGCACGCGGGTGATCGATATCTCGGGCGAGCTCAAAGGCAACCTGGGCATCCAGGGCCGTGAGATTGCCCACTATATGGCCAACGACCCGGACAGCTTCGTTCCCAACGCGCCGTTCTCCTGGGGCCCCCAGATGCACAAGGGCAATCTCTTCATCGCGGAACACCACTCCGGGCTCTGGGCCATCAAGCTGCAGCCGCGGCGAGGGCTGATTCCGTGA
- a CDS encoding TonB-dependent receptor, producing the protein MWIIPVLTPLLAILAAPLWGQAPPKPTPPDTVVYVLEPLLVQGRIDDLTGLAATASVGYVGFQDLRLRPLGREAELLETVPGMILTQHSGDGKSNQMFVRGFNLDHGTDFSTRIEGMPVNIPTHAHGQGYTDLNFIIPELVDHVEYALGNYYAEIGDFGSAGGAHLRLRRALDRPLFSAGLGQDGFARVVAAGSAPAAGGTLLVGAELKVYDGPWEKPEDLRKVSALARWTRERPGSVLSLLALAYDNRWQSSDQVPRRAVDSGLIGRFGQVDPTLGGASARYSVSGTWMRSGGRGSQRLDLYAIRYDLDLFSNFTYALDDPTSGDQIRQRDRERRTLGLNLAHVQRLYLGGRAHELTVGAQMRYDDADVTLSRTARRTEVRAIRADQARQWGTGLFAQVESDWSPIFRTTLGLRGDHYRFDVRSDRAANSGRVDDRILSPKASLAFGPFAGTEVYASAGLGFHSNDARGTVTTIDPLTDERADPVDPLIRSYGAEIGLRATPVGGVRTTVALWAIALDSELLFVGDAGTTEPSDASRRVGATLTTFYRVTPRLSADLDLSFTRARFSGVREGFDRIPGALENVVAAGVAWESSERGPFASVRMRRFGAYPLTEGGEQLARATSLLNLSMGWQRGAARLGLTVLNVLDAEDSDIQYWYGSRLSGEPPGGVEDLHFHPAEPRQLRLTMTWGL; encoded by the coding sequence ATGTGGATCATTCCTGTGCTTACCCCGCTGCTGGCGATCCTGGCAGCGCCGTTGTGGGGCCAAGCACCCCCTAAGCCCACCCCTCCGGACACGGTCGTTTATGTCCTCGAGCCACTTCTGGTGCAGGGGCGTATCGATGACCTGACCGGCCTGGCTGCCACAGCGTCCGTCGGCTATGTGGGCTTCCAGGACCTACGCTTGCGGCCCCTGGGGCGGGAAGCGGAGCTGCTGGAGACCGTGCCGGGGATGATCCTCACCCAACACAGCGGGGATGGAAAGTCGAATCAGATGTTCGTGCGTGGCTTCAACCTCGATCATGGCACCGACTTCTCCACACGCATCGAAGGCATGCCCGTCAACATCCCCACCCACGCCCACGGCCAAGGCTACACGGATCTGAACTTCATCATTCCCGAGCTGGTGGACCACGTCGAGTACGCGCTCGGCAACTACTACGCCGAGATCGGGGACTTCGGCAGTGCAGGCGGAGCTCACCTCAGACTGCGTCGGGCCCTCGACCGGCCTCTGTTTTCGGCGGGTCTGGGTCAGGATGGCTTCGCGCGTGTCGTGGCAGCCGGTTCCGCGCCCGCCGCGGGCGGGACACTTCTCGTCGGGGCGGAGCTGAAGGTGTACGACGGCCCCTGGGAGAAGCCGGAGGATCTGCGGAAAGTGAGCGCGCTGGCGCGTTGGACCCGCGAGCGCCCAGGAAGCGTGCTGTCGCTTCTCGCCCTCGCCTACGACAACCGCTGGCAATCTTCCGATCAGGTCCCTCGCCGGGCGGTGGATTCCGGATTGATCGGGCGCTTCGGGCAGGTCGATCCGACGCTGGGAGGCGCGAGCGCGCGCTACAGCGTGTCCGGGACCTGGATGCGCAGCGGTGGGCGAGGCAGTCAAAGGCTCGATCTCTACGCCATCCGCTACGACCTGGATCTGTTCAGCAACTTCACGTACGCGCTGGACGACCCGACCAGCGGGGACCAGATCCGCCAGCGCGACCGCGAGCGTCGGACGCTCGGGCTCAACCTGGCGCACGTCCAGCGCCTCTACCTCGGAGGGCGAGCACATGAGTTGACGGTGGGCGCCCAGATGCGTTACGACGACGCGGACGTCACGCTCTCACGGACCGCGCGGCGCACGGAGGTCAGAGCGATTCGCGCCGATCAGGCCAGGCAGTGGGGAACGGGGTTGTTCGCGCAGGTGGAAAGTGACTGGTCGCCGATCTTCCGCACGACACTGGGACTTCGGGGCGACCACTACCGGTTCGATGTGCGCAGCGACCGCGCGGCCAACAGCGGGCGCGTCGACGATCGCATCCTGAGTCCCAAGGCGTCTCTCGCCTTCGGTCCTTTCGCCGGCACCGAGGTCTATGCCAGCGCCGGGCTTGGCTTCCACAGCAACGATGCCCGGGGCACGGTCACCACCATCGATCCGCTGACCGACGAGAGGGCCGACCCGGTCGATCCTCTGATCCGCTCCTACGGTGCCGAGATCGGGCTCCGAGCGACGCCCGTCGGTGGCGTGCGCACGACCGTGGCACTATGGGCCATCGCCTTGGACAGCGAGCTGCTGTTCGTGGGAGACGCAGGCACTACGGAACCGAGTGATGCCAGCCGTCGGGTGGGTGCTACGCTCACGACCTTCTACCGCGTCACCCCCCGTCTGAGCGCTGATCTCGATCTGTCGTTCACTCGGGCGCGATTCTCGGGCGTCCGCGAGGGCTTCGACCGGATTCCAGGGGCGCTCGAGAATGTGGTGGCGGCGGGAGTGGCCTGGGAATCCTCCGAGCGAGGCCCGTTCGCCAGCGTACGGATGCGTCGCTTCGGAGCCTATCCCTTGACCGAAGGCGGCGAGCAGCTCGCCCGGGCCACATCGCTGCTGAACCTCAGCATGGGGTGGCAGCGCGGAGCCGCGCGCTTGGGGTTGACGGTCTTGAACGTGCTCGACGCCGAAGACTCCGACATCCAGTATTGGTACGGCTCCCGCTTGAGTGGTGAGCCGCCGGGCGGTGTGGAGGACCTTCATTTCCATCCGGCCGAGCCACGTCAGCTTCGCCTGACCATGACCTGGGGGCTGTGA
- a CDS encoding prolyl oligopeptidase family serine peptidase, with amino-acid sequence MARRALARPPLSDRSLPLTGSWQPVVSGSLIVLFMVLAAASAGPLLAQEAASMRVAAGAPPAALPPLDPTNLAFWKSIRWQQISNDGTWFAYQLVPNEGDAEVVVRPTGEGEEQRFPIGEPTGPAGFNPFGPAPRGPLSFSADGKWLAFTSYPTAEAAKKAKKDKKTLQNGVTVVELSTGESRSFERVRGHEFAGDLPRFLVMQRALDEGEGAGSGADLLLLELSTGLVTTVGSVADYALDDSGTWIAWTTETKDRVGNTVAVRDLATDVVRTLDSQTKVYKQLAWSEEGRSLAVLIGSVDTTTSDTAFVALGFTGLERGSPQRITADPAELPGFPADLRISQARAPEWADDRSMLFFGLAPKRAEADSGKERPDVRPAAGTPGAMQSPPPSLGEDDLPTLVLWHGRDPRLQSQQQVEESRDKRYAYLAGMRVADGGFVRLATDELRDVTLAPGQHYAVGYDERDYQLRDAIDGGNRRDVYAIDTRTGAATQILTAHRWPVLPSPDGSKLLYYADKHYHVYDFTKGTTRTITEGLPTSFVDVEDDHNVVDPPLAPMGWASDSRSVVLNDDWDVWRVPVDGGTAVNLTMDGRETGVRHPRRIAYDPDMEGIDFSKPVYFTAYGERTKKGGLERLRPGQRRTERLLWDDASFTVQRAVDTETFVYSRETFVEFPDWWAARGTFAQPVRLTDANPQQAEYAWSAGAQLVDYVSDKGDSLQAALFLPADYQPGQSYPTVVYIYEKLSQNLHSYSVPNETRAFNPSVYTSRGYAVLMPDIVYTINDPGMSAVWCVIPAVKAAIATGIVDEEHVGLHGHSWGGYQSAFLLTQTDIFASIVSGAPLTDMVSMYSSIYWNTGSADMAIFESSQGRFKGSFIENYDAYIRNSPAFHADQATTPVVLLHNEKDGAVDFNQGITFFNTLRELQKDVVLLQYVGENHGLREPTNQKDYTVRMMEFFDHYLRGAPAPDWWENGVPRLQMEDHLKSRQKKKVVS; translated from the coding sequence ATGGCACGCCGCGCCCTCGCTCGTCCCCCGCTGTCCGATCGGTCGCTCCCGCTCACCGGTAGCTGGCAGCCCGTGGTGTCGGGATCACTCATCGTCCTGTTCATGGTCTTGGCGGCCGCGTCCGCGGGTCCGTTGCTCGCACAGGAAGCGGCGTCCATGCGCGTGGCAGCGGGTGCCCCGCCCGCCGCGCTTCCGCCCCTCGACCCCACGAACCTCGCGTTCTGGAAGTCGATCCGCTGGCAGCAGATCTCCAACGACGGCACCTGGTTCGCGTATCAGCTGGTGCCCAACGAGGGCGATGCGGAGGTCGTGGTGCGGCCCACGGGAGAGGGCGAGGAGCAGCGCTTCCCGATCGGTGAGCCCACCGGACCGGCCGGGTTCAACCCGTTCGGGCCGGCCCCGCGCGGACCTCTGTCCTTCTCTGCGGACGGAAAGTGGTTGGCCTTCACCAGCTATCCGACGGCGGAAGCCGCCAAGAAAGCGAAGAAGGACAAGAAGACGCTGCAGAACGGTGTGACGGTGGTGGAGCTCTCCACGGGCGAGTCCCGCTCGTTCGAACGGGTGCGAGGTCACGAGTTCGCAGGGGACCTGCCGCGCTTTCTGGTCATGCAGCGTGCCCTCGACGAAGGTGAAGGGGCGGGGTCCGGCGCGGATCTGCTGCTCCTGGAGCTTTCGACGGGACTGGTGACCACCGTGGGCAGCGTGGCCGACTACGCCCTCGACGACTCCGGCACGTGGATCGCCTGGACCACCGAGACGAAGGACCGCGTGGGCAACACCGTGGCCGTGCGGGACCTCGCCACGGACGTGGTGCGCACGCTGGACAGCCAGACCAAGGTGTACAAGCAGTTGGCGTGGTCCGAGGAGGGGCGCTCGCTCGCGGTGCTGATCGGCAGCGTGGATACGACCACGTCCGATACCGCCTTCGTGGCCCTGGGCTTCACTGGTCTGGAGCGAGGCAGCCCGCAGCGGATCACCGCCGATCCGGCCGAGCTGCCGGGTTTCCCGGCCGACCTGCGGATCAGTCAGGCGCGCGCTCCCGAGTGGGCGGACGATCGGTCGATGCTCTTCTTCGGGCTGGCCCCCAAGCGGGCGGAGGCCGACTCCGGGAAGGAGCGACCGGACGTGCGGCCCGCCGCGGGGACGCCGGGCGCAATGCAATCGCCCCCACCCAGCCTCGGGGAGGACGATCTACCCACGTTGGTGCTGTGGCACGGGCGCGATCCTCGACTGCAGTCGCAGCAACAGGTCGAAGAGAGCCGCGACAAGCGCTACGCGTACCTGGCGGGGATGCGGGTTGCGGACGGCGGCTTCGTCCGGCTGGCCACCGACGAGCTCAGGGACGTGACGCTCGCACCCGGGCAGCACTACGCGGTGGGGTACGATGAGCGCGACTATCAGCTGCGTGACGCGATCGACGGCGGCAATCGCCGGGACGTCTATGCGATCGACACGCGGACCGGCGCCGCCACCCAGATCCTCACGGCCCATCGCTGGCCGGTGCTGCCATCGCCGGACGGCAGCAAGCTGCTCTACTACGCGGACAAGCACTACCACGTCTACGACTTCACGAAGGGCACCACGCGCACCATCACCGAGGGCCTGCCCACATCGTTCGTCGACGTCGAAGACGACCACAACGTGGTGGACCCCCCACTCGCGCCCATGGGGTGGGCCTCGGACTCCCGGAGCGTGGTACTGAACGACGATTGGGACGTGTGGCGGGTGCCGGTCGACGGCGGCACGGCCGTGAACCTCACGATGGATGGGCGGGAGACCGGCGTCCGGCATCCCCGACGCATCGCCTACGATCCGGACATGGAGGGGATCGACTTCAGCAAACCCGTCTACTTCACGGCCTATGGAGAGCGCACCAAGAAGGGAGGCCTGGAGCGCCTGCGTCCGGGGCAACGCCGTACAGAGCGTCTTCTTTGGGACGATGCTTCCTTCACGGTGCAGCGTGCGGTCGACACCGAGACCTTCGTCTACTCCCGTGAGACGTTCGTGGAGTTCCCGGACTGGTGGGCGGCTCGCGGGACGTTCGCCCAACCCGTCCGACTGACGGATGCGAACCCGCAGCAGGCGGAATACGCGTGGTCGGCGGGCGCGCAACTGGTCGACTACGTGAGCGACAAGGGGGATTCGCTGCAGGCCGCGCTCTTCCTGCCGGCGGACTATCAGCCGGGGCAGTCCTATCCGACCGTGGTCTACATCTACGAGAAGCTGTCACAGAATCTGCACAGCTACTCGGTGCCCAACGAAACGCGGGCGTTCAACCCCAGCGTATACACGAGCCGCGGGTATGCCGTGCTGATGCCGGACATCGTGTACACGATCAACGATCCAGGCATGTCCGCGGTATGGTGCGTCATCCCGGCCGTCAAGGCGGCGATCGCCACCGGCATCGTGGATGAGGAACACGTGGGGCTGCACGGGCACTCCTGGGGCGGCTATCAGTCGGCGTTCTTGCTCACGCAAACGGACATCTTCGCCAGCATCGTCTCCGGGGCGCCGCTCACCGACATGGTCAGCATGTACAGCTCCATCTACTGGAACACGGGGAGCGCCGATATGGCGATCTTCGAGTCCAGCCAGGGGCGCTTCAAGGGCAGCTTCATCGAGAACTACGACGCCTACATCCGGAACTCGCCGGCGTTCCACGCGGACCAGGCCACCACTCCCGTGGTGTTGCTGCACAACGAGAAGGACGGGGCGGTGGACTTCAATCAGGGCATCACCTTCTTCAACACGCTGCGTGAGCTGCAGAAGGACGTGGTGCTGTTGCAGTACGTAGGGGAGAACCACGGACTCAGGGAGCCAACGAACCAGAAGGACTATACCGTCCGTATGATGGAGTTCTTCGATCACTACCTGCGGGGCGCCCCTGCACCCGACTGGTGGGAGAACGGCGTGCCACGCCTCCAGATGGAAGACCATCTCAAGAGCCGCCAGAAGAAGAAGGTGGTCTCGTGA
- a CDS encoding DinB family protein yields MSDRALLDDLRVIIGRDLDGLQRELELYPDDASVWVLPEGVPNSAGTLALHLVGNLRHFIGALLGGSGYVRDREAEFGDRDLPRSELITRIDAARTEVLGALDRMSPDVLDDPFAMPNGASAPFGRFLVHLAVHLGYHLGQVDYHRRMVTGEGASAQMLGLKALA; encoded by the coding sequence GTGAGCGACCGAGCCCTTCTGGACGACCTCCGAGTGATCATCGGCCGGGACCTGGACGGCCTGCAGCGAGAGCTGGAGCTGTATCCGGACGACGCGTCGGTGTGGGTGCTGCCGGAGGGAGTGCCCAACAGCGCAGGAACGCTGGCGCTCCACCTGGTGGGCAACCTGCGTCATTTCATTGGCGCCCTCCTCGGAGGCTCCGGCTACGTACGCGATCGGGAAGCCGAGTTCGGCGACCGTGACCTTCCGCGCAGTGAGCTGATCACCCGCATCGACGCGGCGCGAACCGAGGTGCTGGGTGCGCTGGACCGCATGAGTCCCGACGTGCTCGACGACCCGTTCGCGATGCCCAATGGTGCCTCGGCGCCGTTTGGACGATTCCTCGTCCACCTGGCCGTACACCTGGGCTACCATCTGGGTCAAGTGGACTACCACCGTCGCATGGTGACCGGCGAGGGTGCCTCGGCCCAGATGCTCGGGCTCAAGGCGTTGGCCTGA